A single Muntiacus reevesi chromosome 9, mMunRee1.1, whole genome shotgun sequence DNA region contains:
- the KCNA4 gene encoding potassium voltage-gated channel subfamily A member 4 — MEVAMVSAESSGCNSHMPYGYAAQARARERERLAHSRAAAAAAVAAATAAVEGGGGSGGGAHHHHPSRGACTSHEPQSGRGSRRRRRPRAEKKKVHHRQSSFPHCSDLMPSGSEEKILRDLSEEDEEEDDEEDEEEEGRFYYSEEDHGEECSYTDLLAQDDGGGGGGGGGGGGYSSVRYSDCCERVVINVSGLRFETQMKTLAQFPETLLGDPEKRTQYFDPLRNEYFFDRNRPSFDAILYYYQSGGRLKRPVNVPFDIFTEEVKFYQLGEEALLKFREDEGFVREEEDRALPENEFKKQIWLLFEYPESSSPARGIAIVSVLVILISIVIFCLETLPEFRDDRDLIMALSPGGRGGLLNDTSVPHPESSGHTIFNDPFFIVETVCIVWFSFEFVVRCFACPSQALFFKNIMNIIDIVSILPYFITLGTDLAQQQGGGNGQQQQAMSFAILRIIRLVRVFRIFKLSRHSKGLQILGHTLRASMRELGLLIFFLFIGVILFSSAVYFAEADEPTTHFQSIPDAFWWAVVTMTTVGYGDMKPITVGGKIVGSLCAIAGVLTIALPVPVIVSNFNYFYHRETENEEQTQLTQNAGSCPYLPSNLLKKFRSSTSSSLGDKSEYLEMEEGVKESLCAKEKCQGKGDDSETDKNNCSNAKAVETDV, encoded by the coding sequence ATGGAGGTGGCAATGGTGAGTGCCGAGAGCTCAGGGTGCAACAGTCACATGCCTTATGGTTACGCGGCTCAGGCCCGGGCGCGGGAGCGCGAGAGGCTGGCTCACTCGAGGGCGGCTGCGGCTGCGGCGGTGGCCGCGGCCACCGCTGCGGTGGAAGGCGGCGGGGGGTCTGGAGGGGgcgcccaccaccaccacccatcgCGCGGGGCCTGCACCTCCCACGAGCCCCAGAGCGGCCGGGGAAGTCGGAGGAGGCGGCGACCGCGCGCGGAGAAGAAGAAAGTCCACCACCGGCAGAGCAGCTTCCCTCACTGCTCCGACCTGATGCCCAGTGGCTCGGAGGAGAAGATCCTGCGGGATCTGAGTGAGGAGGACGAAGAGGAGGACGACGAGGAGGacgaggaagaggagggaaggtTTTATTACAGCGAGGAGGACCACGGCGAGGAGTGTTCCTACACCGACCTGCTGGCCCAGGACGATGGGGGCGGCGGTGGCggtggaggcggcggcggcggctacaGTTCGGTCCGCTACAGCGACTGCTGTGAACGCGTGGTGATCAATGTCTCGGGGCTGCGTTTCGAGACCCAGATGAAAACCCTGGCCCAGTTTCCCGAGACTTTGCTGGGGGACCCTGAGAAGAGGACTCAGTATTTCGACCCTCTGCGCAACGAGTATTTTTTCGACAGGAACAGGCCCAGCTTTGATGCCATCTTATATTATTACCAGTCAGGGGGCCGCCTGAAGAGGCCAGTCAACGTCCCCTTTGACATCTTCACCGAGGAGGTGAAGTTCTACCAGTTGGGGGAGGAGGCCCTGCTCAAGTTTCGGGAGGACGAGGGCTTTgtgagagaggaggaggacaggGCCTTGCCGGAGAATGAATTTAAGAAGCAGATCTGGCTGCTCTTTGAGTACCCGGAGAGTTCCAGTCCAGCGAGGGGCATAGCCATCGTCTCCGTGCTGGTCATCCTCATCTCCATCGTCATCTTCTGCCTGGAAACCTTGCCGGAGTTTAGGGACGACAGGGACCTCATCATGGCCCTGAGCCCGGGCGGGCGCGGTGGGTTGTTGAATGACACGTCGGTCCCCCACCCGGAGAGCTCAGGGCACACGATCTTCAACGACCCCTTCTTCATCGTGGAGACAGTGTGCATCGTCTGGTTTTCCTTCGAGTTTGTGGTTCGCTGCTTTGCTTGTCCCAGCCAAGCCCTCTTCTTCAAAAACATCATGAACATCATTGACATCGTCTCCATTTTGCCTTACTTCATCACGCTGGGCACGGATCTGGCCCAGCAGCAGGGGGGTGGCAacgggcagcagcagcaggccatgTCCTTCGCCATCCTCAGGATCATCCGTCTGGTCCGCGTATTCCGGATCTTCAAGCTCTCCAGACACTCCAAAGGCCTGCAGATCCTGGGCCACACGCTCCGAGCCAGCATGCGCGAGCTAGGCCTCCTGATCTTCTTCCTCTTCATCGGggtcatcctcttctccagcGCTGTGTATTTCGCGGAGGCAGATGAGCCGACCACCCACTTCCAAAGCATCCCCGATGCATTTTGGTGGGCCGTGGTGACCATGACAACCGTGGGCTACGGGGACATGAAGCCCATCACGGTGGGGGGCAAGATCGTCGGGTCTCTGTGTGCCATTGCGGGTGTCTTAACCATCGCTCTGCCGGTGCCGGTGATTGTGTCTAACTTTAACTATTTCTaccacagagagacagaaaacgAGGAACAGACACAGCTCACGCAGAATGCAGGCAGTTGCCCATACCTCCCTTCTAATTTGCTGAAGAAATTTCGGAGCTCTACTTCTTCTTCCCTGGGGGACAAGTCAGAGTATCTAGAGATGGAAGAAGGAGTGAAGGAATCTCTCTGTGCAAAGGAGAAGTGTCAGGGGAAGGGGGATGACAGTGAGACAGATAAAAACAACTGTTCTAATGCGAAGGCTGTGGAGACCGACGTGTGA